In Aggregatibacter sp. 2125159857, one DNA window encodes the following:
- the rpe gene encoding ribulose-phosphate 3-epimerase produces MKPYLIAPSILSADLARLGEDVENVLKCGGDVVHFDVMDNHYVPNLTFGPAVCKALRDYGITAPIDVHLMVKPVDRIIPDFAKAGASYITFHPESSEHIDRTLQLIRDNGCKSGLVFNPATPLSYLDYVMDKVDIILLMSVNPGFGGQSFIPATLDKLKQARKRIDESGLDIRLEVDGGVKASNIAEIARAGADMFVAGSAIFDQPDYKKVIDEMRQQLAAVGK; encoded by the coding sequence CGTTTGGGTGAAGATGTGGAAAATGTCTTAAAGTGCGGTGGTGATGTCGTTCATTTTGATGTGATGGATAACCATTATGTCCCGAACTTAACTTTTGGTCCTGCCGTGTGCAAAGCCTTACGCGATTATGGTATTACTGCGCCGATTGACGTGCATTTGATGGTAAAACCGGTAGATCGCATTATTCCGGATTTTGCCAAGGCAGGCGCCAGCTACATTACCTTCCACCCGGAATCCTCTGAACATATCGACCGCACTTTGCAACTTATCCGTGATAACGGTTGTAAATCCGGTTTAGTATTTAACCCGGCAACGCCGTTAAGTTATTTAGATTATGTGATGGACAAAGTAGATATCATTTTACTGATGTCGGTGAATCCGGGCTTTGGCGGACAATCTTTCATTCCGGCAACCTTAGATAAACTGAAACAGGCAAGAAAACGCATTGATGAGAGCGGATTAGATATTCGTTTAGAAGTGGATGGCGGCGTGAAAGCGAGCAATATTGCAGAAATTGCCCGCGCCGGTGCGGATATGTTCGTTGCCGGTTCGGCGATTTTCGATCAACCGGATTACAAAAAAGTTATTGATGAAATGCGTCAACAGTTAGCCGCAGTAGGAAAATAA
- a CDS encoding phosphoglycolate phosphatase, whose amino-acid sequence MTGQFKLIGFDLDGTLVDSLPDLALSVNSALAEFDLPQAPEALVLTWIGNGAQILIARALGWATAQSGKTLTDAQIATLKERFNVFYGENICNRSRLFPHVKETLQKLKAKGYRLAVVTNKPTQHTRPVLKAFGIEELFDEVLGGQSLPAIKPHPGPLFYLCGKFGLYPKQVLFVGDSRNDIIAAHNAGCPVVGLTYGYNYNIPISESHPDWVFEDFAELLTLV is encoded by the coding sequence ATGACAGGACAGTTTAAATTAATTGGTTTTGATTTGGATGGCACCTTGGTGGATAGCCTGCCTGATTTGGCGCTATCCGTAAATTCAGCGTTAGCAGAATTCGATTTGCCACAAGCGCCTGAAGCGTTGGTGCTTACTTGGATTGGTAACGGTGCGCAGATTTTAATTGCCCGCGCGTTAGGATGGGCAACGGCACAATCAGGCAAAACCTTGACGGACGCTCAAATTGCCACATTAAAGGAACGTTTTAATGTCTTTTACGGCGAAAACATCTGCAATCGCAGCCGTTTATTCCCTCACGTGAAAGAGACTTTGCAGAAACTTAAAGCCAAAGGCTACCGTTTGGCTGTGGTCACTAACAAACCGACCCAACACACCCGCCCGGTGTTGAAGGCTTTCGGCATTGAAGAGTTATTCGATGAAGTGTTGGGTGGACAATCTTTACCGGCCATCAAACCGCACCCGGGTCCGCTATTCTATTTATGCGGCAAATTCGGCTTATACCCGAAACAAGTGCTGTTTGTCGGCGATTCCCGCAACGATATTATTGCCGCCCATAATGCCGGCTGCCCGGTGGTGGGGTTGACTTACGGTTACAACTACAACATTCCAATCTCTGAATCCCATCCGGATTGGGTGTTTGAGGATTTCGCGGAGTTATTGACGCTTGTTTGA